Proteins encoded together in one Lathyrus oleraceus cultivar Zhongwan6 chromosome 5, CAAS_Psat_ZW6_1.0, whole genome shotgun sequence window:
- the LOC127087986 gene encoding rho GDP-dissociation inhibitor 1, which translates to MGLDDDDKETGQTSEAGNKEQEEHHEPLSRHTSESSVYGTEEDEDEYGSKIQLGPLCTIKEHLEKDKDDESLRKWKEQLLGSVDVDNIGEILEPEVNFTSLSIISPGRDDIVLPIPEDGKPKGLWFTLKEGSPYRLKFSLVVTNNIVSGLKYTNTVWKTAVKVDSAKEMLGTFSPQQEPYTHEMPEEVTPSGMFARGQYTARTKFLDDDNKCYLEINYTFDIRKDWA; encoded by the exons ATGGGGTTGGATGACGATGACAAAGAAACCGGACAAACTAGTGAGGCTGGTAATAAAGAACAAGAAGAACATCATGAGCCTCTTAGCAGGCATACGAGTGAATCGTCTGTTTATGGAActgaagaagatgaagatgaataTGGAAGCAAAATACAACTAGGTCCTCTTTGCACTATTAAAGAACACCTTGAGAAAGATAAG GATGATGAGAGTCTGAGAAAATGGAAGGAGCAGCTTCTTGGGAGTGTGGATGTAGACAACATTGGAG AAATTCTTGAACCAGAAGTGAATTTTACAAGTCTTTCAATAATATCTCCTGGAAGAGATGACATAGTTCTTCCAATTCCTGAAGATGGAAAACCAAAGGGACTATGGTTTACACTTAAAGAAGGCAGTCCTTACCGTCTCAAATTCAGCCTTGTAGTGACAAATAACATTGTTTCTGGATTAAAGTACACTAATACTGTATGGAAAACTGCTGTTAAAG TGGATAGCGCTAAAGAGATGCTTGGAACTTTCAGTCCTCAGCAAGAGCCTTACACACATGAAATGCCAGAAGAAGTTACACCTTCTGGGATGTTTGCTAGGGGACAATATACTGCAAGAACAAAG TTTCTTGATGATGACAATAAATGTTACTTGGAGATCAACTATACTTTTGATATTAGGAAGGATTGGGCTTGA